A single genomic interval of Carassius carassius chromosome 24, fCarCar2.1, whole genome shotgun sequence harbors:
- the LOC132103513 gene encoding uncharacterized protein LOC132103513, translating to MGLHLQCPCNRSSMTLLSRSATRTHIKPQMTYEPFRRTSALNMKLINSCLTVLVFINAVHSAAMREGSEDLLYFLKDAFEMNLPLDHTEPTPLSEMDLATKKILDPVHLADPTADQADKPHDTDKRAVDLDSPEFEDTSERPDRDADSEERDGGRGTSQIQTSGIKLKLSYADKQDILDDSRESVDYLLGCTETSAEHPMEENNSLDAPNLDQKIQTDTKSYQNQLRKICPTKRERESNNSRARLDLGISKEFH from the exons ATGGG GCTTCATCTCCAGTGTCCCTGTAACCGGTCATCTATGACCCTGTTGTCCAGATCAGCGACCCGCACTCATATAAAGCCACAAATGACATACGAGCCCTTCAGAAGGACATCAGCACTCAATATGAAGCT GATCAACAGCTGCCTTACTGTTCTCGTCTTTATAAATGCTGTACATTCAGCAGCTATGAGAG AAGGGAGTGAAGATTTGCTATATTTCCTGAAGG ATGCATTTGAAATGAATCTACCTCTTGACCACACTGAACCAACACCGCTCTCAG AAATGGATCTAGCAACAAAGAAGATTCTGGATCCTGTACATCTGGCAGATCCAACTGCAG ACCAGGCTGATAAACCACATGATACTGACAAAAGAGCAGTGGATTTAGACAGCCCAGAGTTTGAGGACACCTCTGAAAGACCAGACCGAGATGCTGACAGTGAAGAACGTGATGGTGGTCGAGGAACATCTCAGATACAAACCTCAG GAATCAAATTGAAACTAAGCTATGCTGATAAGCAGGACATACTGGACGACAGTAGGGAATCAGTAGATTATCTTCTGGGATGCACAGAAACATCTGCTGAACATCCCATGGAAGAGAACAACAGTCTGGATGCCCCTAATCTGGACCAGAAGATTCAAACGGACACAAAGAGCTATCAGAACCAGCTGAGGAAAATATGTCCCACAAAGAGAGAACGAGAATCCAACAACTCAAGAGCACGGCTGGATTTAGGAATTTCCAAAGAATTCCATTAA
- the LOC132103154 gene encoding casein kinase II subunit alpha isoform X1, producing MSGPVPSRSRVYPDVNTQRPREYWDYESHVVDWGNQDDYQLVRKLGRGKYSEVFEAINITNNEKVVVKILKPVKKKKIKREIKILENLRGGPNIITLLDIIKDPVSRTPALVFEHVNNTDFKQLYQTLSDYDIRFYMYEILKALDYCHSMGIMHRDVKPHNVMIDHEHRKLRLIDWGLAEFYHPNQEYNVRVASRYFKGPELLVDYQMYDYSLDMWSLGCMLASMIFRKEPFFHGHDNYDQLVRIAKVLGTEDLYDYIDKYNIELDPRFNDILGRHSRKRWERFVHSENQHLVSTEALDFLDKLLRYDHQARLTAREAMDHPYFYPIVKDQGRGAPASGMTASSTPVSSSSLMAGIASMTPSTQPNIANISAGSPVIPGPNTMATQVPTAAGAQP from the exons ATGTCTGGCCCTGTCCCAAGTCGCTCTCGAGTTTACCCTGATGTAAACACACAGCGACCCAGAGAGTACTGGGACTATGAATCCCATGTGGTGGACTGGGG AAATCAGGATGACTATCAATTAGTGCGAAAGCTTGGCCGTGGAAAATACAGTGAAGTGTTTGAAGCCATAAACATCACTAACAATGAGAAAGTAGTCGTCAAAATACTCAAG ccagtgaaaaagaagaaaattaaacGAGAAATAAAAATTCTGGAGAACTTGAGAGGAGGCCCCAACATCATAACACTTTTAGACATCATAAAAGATCCTGTG TCCCGAACACCAGCGCtggtttttgagcatgttaacaACACAGACTTCAAG CAATTGTATCAAACTTTATCAGACTATGACATCCGCTTCTACATGTATGAAATTCTTAAG GCTCTCGACTACTGCCACAGTATGGGAATAATGCACAGAGACGTAAAGCCTCACAATGTCATGATTGACCATGAGCATAGAAAG ctTCGTTTGATTGATTGGGGCTTGGCTGAGTTTTACCACCCAAACCAGGAGTACAATGTACGTGTGGCTTCCCGATATTTTAAAGGCCCTGAACTCCTCGTGGACTATCAG ATGTATGACTACAGTCTGGATATGTGGAGTCTTGGGTGCATGCTGGCCAGCATGATCTTCAGGAAGGAACCGTTTTTCCATGGACATGACAACTATGACCAG TTGGTTAGAATTGCAAAGGTTCTGGGTACCGAGGACCTGTATGATTACATTGACAAATATAACATTGAGCTGGATCCACGCTTTAATGACATTTTGGGCAG ACACTCCCGGAAGAGATGGGAGCGGTTTGTACACAGTGAGAATCAGCACCTGGTCAGTACTGAAGCTCTGGATTTTCTGGACAAGCTGCTACGTTATGATCACCAGGCCCGACTGACGGCCCGCGAGGCCATGGACCACCCTTACTTCT ATCCTATAGTTAAAGACCAGGGCAGAGGCGCGCCAGCTTCAGGAATGACTGCTAGTTCCACACCGGTCAGCTCTTCTAGCTTGATGGCAG GCATCGCCTCTATGACTCCGAGCACACAGCCCAATATCGCCAACATCAGCGCCGGCTCGCCCGTCATTCCTGGCCCAAACACAATGGCCACACAAGTGCCCACTGCCGCTGGAGCCCAGCCCTGA
- the LOC132103154 gene encoding casein kinase II subunit alpha isoform X2, with the protein MSGPVPSRSRVYPDVNTQRPREYWDYESHVVDWGNQDDYQLVRKLGRGKYSEVFEAINITNNEKVVVKILKPVKKKKIKREIKILENLRGGPNIITLLDIIKDPVSRTPALVFEHVNNTDFKQLYQTLSDYDIRFYMYEILKALDYCHSMGIMHRDVKPHNVMIDHEHRKLRLIDWGLAEFYHPNQEYNVRVASRYFKGPELLVDYQMYDYSLDMWSLGCMLASMIFRKEPFFHGHDNYDQLVRIAKVLGTEDLYDYIDKYNIELDPRFNDILGRHSRKRWERFVHSENQHLVSTEALDFLDKLLRYDHQARLTAREAMDHPYFYPIVKDQGRGAPASGMTASSTPVSSSSLMAEESLTRLKLYEGK; encoded by the exons ATGTCTGGCCCTGTCCCAAGTCGCTCTCGAGTTTACCCTGATGTAAACACACAGCGACCCAGAGAGTACTGGGACTATGAATCCCATGTGGTGGACTGGGG AAATCAGGATGACTATCAATTAGTGCGAAAGCTTGGCCGTGGAAAATACAGTGAAGTGTTTGAAGCCATAAACATCACTAACAATGAGAAAGTAGTCGTCAAAATACTCAAG ccagtgaaaaagaagaaaattaaacGAGAAATAAAAATTCTGGAGAACTTGAGAGGAGGCCCCAACATCATAACACTTTTAGACATCATAAAAGATCCTGTG TCCCGAACACCAGCGCtggtttttgagcatgttaacaACACAGACTTCAAG CAATTGTATCAAACTTTATCAGACTATGACATCCGCTTCTACATGTATGAAATTCTTAAG GCTCTCGACTACTGCCACAGTATGGGAATAATGCACAGAGACGTAAAGCCTCACAATGTCATGATTGACCATGAGCATAGAAAG ctTCGTTTGATTGATTGGGGCTTGGCTGAGTTTTACCACCCAAACCAGGAGTACAATGTACGTGTGGCTTCCCGATATTTTAAAGGCCCTGAACTCCTCGTGGACTATCAG ATGTATGACTACAGTCTGGATATGTGGAGTCTTGGGTGCATGCTGGCCAGCATGATCTTCAGGAAGGAACCGTTTTTCCATGGACATGACAACTATGACCAG TTGGTTAGAATTGCAAAGGTTCTGGGTACCGAGGACCTGTATGATTACATTGACAAATATAACATTGAGCTGGATCCACGCTTTAATGACATTTTGGGCAG ACACTCCCGGAAGAGATGGGAGCGGTTTGTACACAGTGAGAATCAGCACCTGGTCAGTACTGAAGCTCTGGATTTTCTGGACAAGCTGCTACGTTATGATCACCAGGCCCGACTGACGGCCCGCGAGGCCATGGACCACCCTTACTTCT ATCCTATAGTTAAAGACCAGGGCAGAGGCGCGCCAGCTTCAGGAATGACTGCTAGTTCCACACCGGTCAGCTCTTCTAGCTTGATGGCAG aagaaagtcttaCAAGATTGAAATtatatgagggtaagtaa
- the LOC132103153 gene encoding protein tyrosine phosphatase type IVA 3-like, with product MTRMNRPAPVEVCYKKMRFLITHNPTNASLSSFIEDLKKYGATTVVRVCEITYDKTPLEKDGITVMDWPFDDGAPPPTKIVDDWLSLLKNKFCEDPGCCVAVHCVAGLGRAPVLVALALIESGMKYEDAIQLIRQKRRGAINSKQLTYLEKYRPKQRLRFKDPHNQKSKCCLM from the exons ATGACCAGGATGAACCGTCCGGCTCCTGTCGAGGTCTGCTACAAAAAAATGCGCTTCCTTATCACGCACAACCCAACCAATGCATCATTAAGCAGCTTCATTGAG GATCTGAAGAAGTATGGGGCAACAACAGTGGTGCGTGTGTGTGAAATCACCTATGATAAGACACCGCTGGAAAAGGATGGAATTACTGTCATG GATTGGCCTTTCGATGACGGTGCACCTCCTCCTACTAAGATCGTGGATGACTGGCTTAGTCTGCTGAAGAATAAGTTCTGTGAGGATCCAGGTTGCTGTGTGGCTGTGCATTGTGTGGCCGGACTGGGCCG GGCTCCAGTGTTGGTGGCTCTGGCACTTATAGAGAGCGGAATGAAATATGAGGATGCCATTCAATTGATTAGACA GAAACGCCGGGGCGCCATCAACAGCAAGCAGCTGACGTACCTGGAGAAGTACCGCCCCAAACAGAGACTGCGTTTCAAAGACCCACACAACCAGAAAAGCAAGTGCTGCCTCATGTGA